A portion of the Chromobacterium sp. IIBBL 290-4 genome contains these proteins:
- the greB gene encoding transcription elongation factor GreB, whose translation MSKAFTREDEEQDDDLPAERRLPASTKNYITPGGWQRLKDELYHLVNRERPEIVQVVNWAASNGDRSENGDYLYGKRRLREIDRRIQFLTKRLEIAEVVDPEAREATDQIFFSASVLIQRGDGNEQRLTIVGVDEIDLPRGRISWISPIARALLKAREGDSVLFRGPDGDEDIEVLEVRYCKID comes from the coding sequence ATGAGCAAGGCGTTTACCCGAGAAGACGAAGAGCAGGACGACGATCTCCCCGCTGAGCGCCGCCTGCCGGCGTCGACCAAGAATTACATCACGCCGGGCGGCTGGCAGCGCTTGAAGGATGAGTTGTATCACCTGGTCAACCGCGAACGGCCGGAGATCGTGCAAGTGGTCAACTGGGCGGCCAGCAATGGCGACCGTTCGGAAAACGGCGATTATCTGTATGGCAAGCGGCGCTTGCGCGAAATCGACCGCCGCATCCAGTTTTTGACCAAGCGGCTGGAAATCGCCGAGGTGGTGGATCCGGAGGCGCGCGAGGCGACCGACCAGATTTTCTTTTCGGCCAGCGTGCTGATTCAGCGCGGCGACGGCAACGAGCAAAGGCTGACGATAGTCGGCGTCGATGAGATCGACCTGCCGCGCGGGCGGATCAGCTGGATTTCTCCCATCGCCCGAGCCTTGCTGAAAGCCAGGGAGGGGGACTCGGTGTTGTTCCGCGGCCCGGATGGCGACGAGGACATCGAGGTGCTGGAAGTGCGCTACTGCAAGATTGATTGA
- a CDS encoding NUDIX domain-containing protein has protein sequence MSMAEGEWLPPQERKMRAAIIIIEGGRLLLMRRVKPDKDYYALPGGNIKKNETPAMACVRETREETGLNVWLGGEVCVLEGNKRTEHVFLAREHRGMLRLGGPELAKLSADNHYELVWLDAAALRQVRLRPKALLPYCLALLEGDGAPLLQA, from the coding sequence ATGAGCATGGCGGAAGGCGAATGGCTGCCGCCGCAGGAGCGCAAAATGCGCGCCGCTATCATCATCATCGAAGGCGGCCGGCTGCTGTTGATGCGCCGGGTCAAGCCCGACAAGGATTATTACGCCTTGCCTGGCGGCAATATCAAAAAGAACGAGACGCCGGCGATGGCCTGCGTGCGCGAGACCCGCGAGGAAACCGGCTTGAATGTGTGGTTGGGCGGCGAGGTGTGCGTGCTGGAAGGCAATAAGCGCACCGAGCATGTTTTCCTGGCGCGGGAGCACCGCGGCATGTTGCGCCTGGGCGGGCCGGAGCTGGCCAAATTGTCGGCGGACAATCATTACGAGCTGGTGTGGCTGGACGCGGCGGCGCTGCGACAGGTCAGGCTGCGCCCCAAGGCGCTGCTGCCATATTGCCTGGCCTTGCTGGAAGGCGATGGCGCGCCTTTGCTTCAGGCATAA
- a CDS encoding MarR family winged helix-turn-helix transcriptional regulator: MNQTIDRPETEAILDTRAAIEIFFYAYKALTAKPDEILAKRGLARVHHRILFFVARYPKLSVKDLLSFLGVTKQAINIPLRQLMEMGLVCSQAAPHDKRVKQLSLSEEGSRLEDSLHHEQQRLLQIAFGDGGDKATRDWFLINGRLAENALP, encoded by the coding sequence ATGAACCAGACTATCGACCGACCGGAGACCGAGGCCATTCTGGACACTCGCGCCGCCATTGAGATCTTCTTTTACGCCTACAAAGCGCTGACCGCCAAGCCGGATGAGATTCTGGCCAAAAGAGGCTTGGCCAGGGTGCACCATCGCATCCTGTTTTTTGTCGCGCGCTATCCCAAATTGTCGGTCAAGGACTTGCTGTCCTTCCTCGGCGTCACCAAGCAAGCCATCAACATTCCCCTGCGCCAGTTGATGGAAATGGGCCTGGTGTGCAGCCAAGCCGCGCCGCACGACAAGCGCGTCAAGCAACTTAGCCTCAGCGAAGAAGGCTCCAGACTGGAAGACAGCCTGCATCACGAGCAGCAGCGCCTGCTGCAGATCGCCTTCGGCGACGGCGGAGACAAGGCCACCCGCGACTGGTTCCTGATCAACGGCCGCTTGGCGGAAAACGCTCTCCCCTAG